In the genome of bacterium, the window TCTACAACGATCCGATCCGGTTCGAAAGCGCATTGCAAAATGATTTCACGCTGCTGACCTCCGTTGAGCGAAACTTTTGTGCGCGATTCACGATATTCTTTATCGAAGCGTCGCCCCGTGGATGTTGAAACGTCTACAGGCATGTTTGCATTACCAACATTCTTAATCACGGCTTTCACTTCCCACATGTTTCCCACTCTGTGCTTCTGTGGCTTTTCCATGTAACGGTATTCAGGCATCACAACATCGAAAAACCACTGTTGCGTAAAGTGATCGTAAGCTTCCGGATCACGCGCGAAGGTTTTCATATGAGCGACAAAGTCCTCCAGCACTGGATGATCCGGACCACGATGCCATTTCTGGATGAACGTCGTTAGACCGGCATACATTGGATCGCGGCCGAGCAGATTTCTCATCATCCAGAACACCCAGCCTCCTTTGTCGTAAATCACCGTTTGATCCGCATCGCGAAAGAAGGTGCTTTTTGAAAGAGGGCGTTCGGAGCTAACAGCGCGTGTCTCGCCGTAGTATGCTTCCATTTGTTTGCTCATAATCCGGCGAACTTCGTCTCCTTGCACCTGTTCGAACAAGCACAGGGTCGCAAAATGCGCCATCCCTTCCGCAAGCACGATGCCGCCAGGACCTTCTCCCGGTGATAGCATGTGTCCCCACCACTGGTGCGCAGCTTCATGAGCGGTAACGCCGAATGCGCTTAACCCAAATTGGGCCGGTTGGTCCATGGAATCCTTCGTTAAAAATCCGATCCCTTCAGAAAAGAAAATATTGGTTGGATTTCCTCTCGCATACAGCCCATAGGCAGGAAATTCGCTGATGCGCAGCTCCTTCCAAACGTAGGGACCAAACCATTGCGAGTAATACCGGCGCGCTGAATCCAATCCCAGCACCATCAAATCTATGTTGTAAGAGTGTTTTTTATGGTAATAAACTATCGAAACTTTTCCATTCCTTGAAGTCCACTTTCCTGCAACCACATTAAAAACGCGCACCGGGTAATCACTTTGCCACGTAAGAACTCTTCTTCCGTTGGAAACTTTTTCTGATGTAAGAACGCCCATGGAAGTTGCATAGTATTCCTCCGGAACATCGACACGAATGTTTGTGTCCAACAAAGATCGTCGATGCCGGCATCCGTGATTCCTTCGTAAAAATGCGGGCCTGGATCCTCCGGCTCATACCGGTTTTTTTCATCGATTCCGACAGAATCGACAAAGCCAAGCACCGGCACGAACCATGGATTACGCCCGGTGAGCGCCACACCCGCCGGAAGAATGAATTCGCCAAGAACGAGCGGGCCGCCATTCCTGCTTATGCCGGGCAGCATGATTCCATCGTAGGAAAAACCAATCTTCATGGTTTGTCCTGTCTGCAAAGGCGAATCCGGAACAAACACAAACATACCTGAACGATTCTCCGGTGTGTATTCCTTTCCATTCACAGACCATCGCAGATTTTTCCAACGACCAACTCCGGTCAGCGGAATCCGAAACAGTGGTTTCTCCTTCCTGTTTTCCAAGTCGTAAAGGCCCCGAACATGGAATTCGCGCGTTGCCGGTTCCAAACGGATGTCCATTTCGATTCGTGTGGGATGAGGAAGCGGCTCGTTCATGAAACTCGCCATGTTTTTGCGCCAGTAGTCTTTTTCTGCATTCTGCGACGCTCTTCCCTGAAAACCTTGCTCCAGCTGAATCCAGAGTACCGATCCAAGCACACTAGGTGGGAGAAGGAGCGCCGTTAACTGCACTACAATTCGCCATCCGAATTTTCGTCTTGCTTGATTTCGATCAGCGACGCGCCGCGGAAAACGGAAAACAGCAAAGGCAAACAACGAAATGCTCAATGAAAGATAAAACAAACGATTCAGAACAAATGCTGTTCGATCCAGATCGAACGAACCGAAATCAGACCAGGTGACTGTATTGACCAGCGGCCAATTCGTGACCCAGTTGACTTTGTTGTTAGCAATTGCCCAGCCTGTAACAAACATCAGCGCCAGCGCGATTCCATAGGTTGACATACGATTTTTGGTCCATGAAAATGCCGCCATTACAAACGCAGTCCAGAAAATGAAAGTTGGAAAAATCAGCAATCCCCACGTTTGAACGAAGGGCATCACCTCGAATGGCGTTTCTCCACTGCTTATGATCAGGCCTGCGACAAACACAAAAGAGATGAACATCGACCCGAATGCAACAATGAAATTAACGAGCGCCTTGCCGGCTAGCAGCGAAAAAGTGGAAAGTGGTGTGGAATAAAGGATGGGACTCAAATCAGTCTGATTTTCCCGATGAAGAGACTCCGTTGTGGCAAACAAAATCAGGAAACACATCATCAGCGAGAGTGGAAGCATCGCTCTTGTGGCGACCCAACCGGATGTGTAGAGACTGATGATGTGCATTGGACCAACCCCGCCCCGATCCGGTGTTATCAGAAAAATCGCGATCATAACCATGAAGACCATTAGCCAAGTTTGACCGGCCAACTCTTTCAGTTCCATGCGCACCACATTCAACATCTGTCTGAACATGCCAACCGGCACTCTCTGCCCTTCTAAACGCGAAAGATCCGCCACCTCCAGGGGAAGAGCCTGCTCGCCGATTGGGACACGCACTGTG includes:
- a CDS encoding ABC transporter permease, coding for YDMPFLLSRLFYVLFGIGMVAVSARNFARKHVKIRDKRVTVRVPIGEQALPLEVADLSRLEGQRVPVGMFRQMLNVVRMELKELAGQTWLMVFMVMIAIFLITPDRGGVGPMHIISLYTSGWVATRAMLPLSLMMCFLILFATTESLHRENQTDLSPILYSTPLSTFSLLAGKALVNFIVAFGSMFISFVFVAGLIISSGETPFEVMPFVQTWGLLIFPTFIFWTAFVMAAFSWTKNRMSTYGIALALMFVTGWAIANNKVNWVTNWPLVNTVTWSDFGSFDLDRTAFVLNRLFYLSLSISLFAFAVFRFPRRVADRNQARRKFGWRIVVQLTALLLPPSVLGSVLWIQLEQGFQGRASQNAEKDYWRKNMASFMNEPLPHPTRIEMDIRLEPATREFHVRGLYDLENRKEKPLFRIPLTGVGRWKNLRWSVNGKEYTPENRSGMFVFVPDSPLQTGQTMKIGFSYDGIMLPGISRNGGPLVLGEFILPAGVALTGRNPWFVPVLGFVDSVGIDEKNRYEPEDPGPHFYEGITDAGIDDLCWTQTFVSMFRRNTMQLPWAFLHQKKFPTEEEFLRGKVITRCAFLMWLQESGLQGMEKFR